The genomic DNA CCCTGGTCGGCGACAAGTACAACCGTGTAGCGTCGCTCGGCCTCGTTGCCTCCGTGCTCGCAGAGTATTTCCCAGCGCGGGAAGGGAAGCAGGGCCAGCATTTTCTCCGCCCACTCGACAAGCACCACCGCGTCGCTGTCGAACATTTCATCGAGGCCCGCCTCGAACATCTCGTCGATGCTCCGCAGCCGGTACACGTCGCAGTGCAGCACGTGCCGCACACCGCGGTATTCGTTGACGATGGTGAAGGTCGGACTGCTCACCTGTTCTTCACACGCGTACGCCGCGCACATTCCGCGCACCCAGGCGGTCTTGCCGCTGCCCAGATCGCCGGATAGCGCGACGGTCGCGCCCGGCTCCAGCGCGCGCGCAAACGCGCCCGCAAGCGTGCGCGTCTCCTCTTCGCTGTGCGTGAGATGCGCCTGCATTGCCTCAGCGCGGCTGCATGGTGATGACCGGCAGCACCAGCTCTTCCATCGAAATGCCGCCGTGCTGGAAGCTGTCGCGGTAGTACGCCAGATACTTGTTGTAGTCGGTCGGA from Ignavibacteriota bacterium includes the following:
- the tsaE gene encoding tRNA (adenosine(37)-N6)-threonylcarbamoyltransferase complex ATPase subunit type 1 TsaE, encoding MQAHLTHSEEETRTLAGAFARALEPGATVALSGDLGSGKTAWVRGMCAAYACEEQVSSPTFTIVNEYRGVRHVLHCDVYRLRSIDEMFEAGLDEMFDSDAVVLVEWAEKMLALLPFPRWEILCEHGGNEAERRYTVVLVADQGSSILEETGDMESMQ